From a single Brassica rapa cultivar Chiifu-401-42 chromosome A01, CAAS_Brap_v3.01, whole genome shotgun sequence genomic region:
- the LOC103872884 gene encoding glutathione S-transferase T2-like: MDSRDPSNPYSDSPSYSYLLHSQNFQYGSFPPSQNYGGGSEIPPFSSQAPEAPAQRENPSVASKERRQWTPADDEVVISAWLNTSKDAVVGYQQKSGTFWKRVAEYYASSPHAKASGEPREWLNLKQRWQKINDYTNKFCGAYAAAERHISSGQSETDVLKAAYDIYFANHQRKFNLEHACCLLRFEQKWLSLNTPKPSGSGKRKAGEECSQTSSATIGEQEVRPEGSKAAKARKNNTQGLKSIDEIKTVMELKKDDLMRKENLSKLAILDTLLTKPGTLSEAEEVVKNKLLAQLF, from the coding sequence ATGGATTCAAGGGATCCTTCGAATCCATATAGTGACTCCCCTAGTTATAGCTATCTTCTCCACAGTCAAAACTTCCAGTATGGAAGTTTTCCTCCGAGTCAAAACTATGGAGGAGGATCGGAGATACCTCCTTTTAGTTCACAAGCACCAGAGGCTCCTGCTCAACGTGAAAACCCATCCGTTGCCTCTAAGGAGAGAAGGCAATGGACTCCAGCTGATGACGAGGTTGTAATAAGTGCGTGGCTCAATACATCTAAGGATGCTGTAGTTGGATATCAACAAAAATCTGGGACGTTCTGGAAACGTGTAGCGGAGTATTATGCATCTAGCCCACATGCGAAAGCGAGTGGTGAACCTAGAGAGTGGCTCAATCTTAAGCAGAGATGGCAGAAGATTAATGACTACACCAACAAATTCTGTGGTGCTTACGCGGCTGCAGAGAGACACATCAGTTCTGGTCAGAGCGAGACTGATGTCCTCAAGGCGGCTTATGATATTTACTTCGCTAATCATCAAAGGAAATTCAATCTGGAGCATGCGTGCTGTTTGTTAAGGTTTGAGCAGAAGTGGCTCAGTCTTAACACTCCTAAACCGAGCGGGAGTGGAAAGCGAAAGGCTGGAGAGGAATGTTCGCAAACATCAAGCGCCACTATTGGTGAGCAAGAGGTGCGTCCAGAGGGTAGCAAGGCTGCTAAAGCTAGAAAGAATAACACTCAAGGACTAAAATCCATTGATGAGATTAAAACCGTAATGGAGTTGAAGAAGGATGATCTCATGAGGAAGGAGAATTTGTCGAAGCTTGCCATTCTAGACACACTCCTAACTAAGCCAGGAACACTAAGTGAGGCTGAGGAAGTTGTGAAGAACAAGCTGCTCGCTCAGCTTTTCTGA
- the LOC103872730 gene encoding oxygen-evolving enhancer protein 1-2, chloroplastic — protein MATSLKATTATFLQPAKIATSSPSRNVHLRSNQTVGKSFGLESSPARLTCSIHSDFKDFVGKCSDAAKIAGFALATSALVVSGASAEGAPKRLTYDEIQSKTYMEVKGTGTANQCPTIDGGSETFSFKPGKYTGKKFCFEPTSFTVKADSVSKNAPPDFQNTKLMTRLTYTLDEIEGPFEVSSDGSVKFKEEDGIDYAAVTVQLPGGERVPFLFTVKQLEASGKPDNFSGKFLVPSYRGSSFLDPKGRGGSTGYDNAVALPAGGRGDEEELSKENVKNTAASVGEITLKITKSKPETGEVIGVFESLQPSDTDLGAKVPKDVKIQGVWYGQLE, from the exons ATGGCAACTTCTCTCAAAGCCACCACCGCAACTTTTCTTCAGCCGGCGAAGATCGccacttcttctccttctcgcAACGTTCATCTCCGATCTAACCAAACCGTGGGCAAGTCCTTTGGCCTAGAATCTTCACCTGCTAGACTCACTTGCTCTATCCACTCTGACTTCAAAGACTTCGTTGGAAAGTGCTCTGATGCAGCCAAAATTGCTGGTTTCGCTCTTGCCACCTCTGCTCTCGTTGTCTCG GGGGCAAGTGCGGAGGGAGCACCAAAGAGGTTAACGTACGACGAGATACAGAGCAAGACCTACATGGAGGTTAAGGGGACTGGTACCGCGAATCAGTGTCCCACTATCGACGGTGGCTCTGAAACATTCTCATTCAAACCTGGTAAGTACACCGGCAAGAAATTCTGCTTCGAGCCTACTTCCTTCACCGTCAAGGCAGATAGCGTCAGCAAGAACGCACCTCCGGATTTCCAAAACACCAAGCTCATGACCCGTCTCACTTACACACTCGACGAGATCGAAGGACCCTTTGAG GTTAGTTCAGATGGAAGCGTGAAGTTCAAGGAAGAAGATGGGATCGACTACGCAGCAGTCACAGTCCAGCTTCCGGGAGGAGAACGCGTGCCGTTTCTCTTCACGGTGAAACAGCTCGAGGCTTCAGGCAAACCCGACAATTTCAGTGGCAAATTCTTAGTTCCTTCGTACCGTGGCTCGTCTTTCTTGGACCCTAAGGGACGTGGTGGATCCACTGGCTACGATAATGCAGTGGCTTTGCCTGCGGGAGGTAGAGGTGACGAGGAAGAGCTGTCGAAGGAAAACGTCAAGAACACCGCTGCTTCGGTCGGAGAGATCACTTTGAAGATCACGAAGAGTAAACCGGAGACAGGAGAAGTGATCGGAGTGTTTGAGAGTCTGCAACCGTCGGATACTGACTTAGGTGCTAAGGTACCAAAGGATGTGAAGATCCAAGGGGTTTGGTATGGCCAGCTTGAGTGA